A stretch of Gossypium hirsutum isolate 1008001.06 chromosome A06, Gossypium_hirsutum_v2.1, whole genome shotgun sequence DNA encodes these proteins:
- the LOC107929814 gene encoding pentatricopeptide repeat-containing protein At3g20730: MNSVPTKAAKAINFLNQNRLRGIKSLCNRGELQQESKLIQLDSSFYMQILQLCIDSKAKKQALLVHSQIIKNGYSSNVHLGTKLIIFYAKFGNMVAAKKVFDKMAERTVVSWTAMISGYSQNGFFENALLVFAEMRKAGFKGNQFSYGSTLKACTGLRYFKGGMQIQGCIEKGRFVGNLFVQSGLLDLHAKCGDMEDASRLFYGMGRRDLVSWNVMIGGFVLQGLADKAFQLLRQMMREGNVPDCFTLGSVLRVSFGDDGIMKIGQVHGLIHQLGFESHNVLAASLVDAYSKCGSLQCALKLYKNMPMKDIISCTALITSFAREDKHNRDALDLFKEINSLQVEMDDMILCSVLNVCANVADLKLGRQIHACYLKCQPTNDVAMGNALIDMYAKCGAIKDANKVFNEMDERNVISWTSLIAGYGKHGYGHEAIALYEKMEHERMKPNSVTFLSLLFACSHTGLINKGSELFNAIVSKYGILPQAEHLSCMVDLFARGGQLEAAYELIRLMNTEPTPSLWGAILGASNIYGNMNLGEEAATHLFNMDPEKSVNYIALAGLYAGAGAWENAWETRKLMDERRAVKDPGYSLLSSADKEMMLLKPS; encoded by the exons atGAATAGTGTCCCTACAAAAGCAGCTAAAGCCATTAACTTTCTTAACCAAAATCGACTTAGAGGTATTAAATCTTTGTGCAATAGAGGTGAACTTCAACAAGAGTCCAAGTTGATTCAATTAGATTCTTCATTTTACATGCAAATTTTGCAGCTTTGCATTGATTCTAAAGCCAAAAAGCAAGCCCTTCTAGTTCACagtcaaattataaaaaatgggTATTCTTCAAATGTccatttaggtaccaaattaatcATTTTCTATGCCAAATTTGGTAACATGGTGGCTGCAAAGAAGGTGTTTGATAAAATGGCTGAAAGAACTGTTGTGTCATGGACAGCAATGATATCAGGGTATTCTCAAAATGGGTTTTTTGAGAATGCTTTGTTGGTGTTTGCAGAGATGAGAAAAGCAGGTTTTAAGGGTAACCAGTTTAGTTATGGGAGTACACTTAAAGCTTGTACCGGTTTGAGGTATTTTAAAGGTGGGATGCAAATTCAAGGGTGTATTGAGAAAGGGAGGTTTGTTGGCAACTTGTTTGTTCAGAGTGGGTTACTTGATCTGCACGCAAAGTGTGGAGACATGGAGGATGCGAGTCGGTTGTTTTATGGAATGGGAAGAAGGGATTTGGTTTCTTGGAACGTGATGATTGGTGGATTTGTACTTCAGGGTCTTGCTGACAAGGCATTTCAGTTGCTTCGACAAATGATGAGAGAAG GAAATGTCCCTGATTGCTTCACATTGGGCAGTGTTTTGAGAGTCTCCTTTGGAGATGATGGTATTATGAAGATCGGACAAGTACATGGACTGATACACCAACTAGGGTTTGAATCGCATAATGTGTTGGCTGCATCACTTGTTGATGCTTATTCTAAATGTGGAAGTTTGCAGTGTGCTTTAAAGTTGTATAAAAACATGCCTATGAAAGACATTATATCTTGCACGGCCTTGATCACTAGCTTCGCACGTGAAGACAAACACAATAGAGATGCTTTGGATCTCTTTAAGGAAATAAATTCACTGCAAGTGGAAATGGATGATATGATATTATGCTCTGTTCTTAACGTATGTGCTAATGTAGCAGACTTGAAGTTGGGAAGGCAGATCCATGCTTGTTATTTGAAATGTCAACCTACTAATGACGTGGCAATGGGCAATGCTCTAATTGACATGTATGCAAAATGTGGGGCAATAAAAGATGCTAACAAGGTGTTTAATGAAATGGATGAGAGAAATGTGATTTCGTGGACATCACTTATTGCTGGGTACGGAAAGCATGGATATGGACATGAGGCAATTGCATTATATGAGAAAATGGAGCATGAAAGGATGAAGCCTAATAGTGTAACATTTTTGTCCCTCCTTTTTGCTTGCAGTCATACTGGGTTGATTAACAAAGGTTCAGAGTTGTTTAATGCGATAGTCAGCAAATACGGGATATTGCCCCAAGCTGAGCATCTTTCCTGCATGGTGGATCTCTTTGCACGTGGAGGGCAGTTAGAAGCTGCTTATGAACTGATACGTTTGATGAATACTGAGCCTACCCCATCACTTTGGGGTGCCATTCTGGGGGCTAGTAACATCTATGGCAACATGAACTTGGGAGAAGAGGCAGCCACACACCTTTTCAATATGGACCCAGAGAAGTCAGTTAACTACATTGCTTTAGCTGGTTTATATGCAGGAGCTGGTGCATGGGAAAATGCTTGGGAGACACGTAAATTAATGGATGAAAGACGTGCTGTTAAGGATCCAGGATACAGCCTTCTCAGTTCTGCAGATAAGGAAATGATGCTTTTGAAGCCAAGTTGA